One Asterias rubens chromosome 1, eAstRub1.3, whole genome shotgun sequence genomic region harbors:
- the LOC117296463 gene encoding interferon alpha-inducible protein 27-like protein 2A produces MMVKLETKGKLILILLILSITNTSARRRGRHREESDGFSLGGLLAMGLFGIGAVVAAPVVLAGAGFTAGGIAAGSIASGMMSTAAIANGGAIAAGSTVAVLQSVGAAGLGAAGAAAVGSAGAAVGAAAVAAINQDEDEDE; encoded by the exons ATGATGGTGAAACTTGAAACGAAGGGCAAGCTCATTCTCATTTTACTCATCCTGAGCATTACTAATACTAGTGCAAGAAGACGG GGGAGGCACAGGGAAGAAAGTGATG GCTTCTCTTTAGGTGGTCTCCTAGCAATGGGTTTATTCGGAATAGGTGCTGTAGTCGCAGCTCCAGTTGTACTCGCAGGTGCAGGATTTACAGCGGGTGGAATAGCAGCAGGATCCATTGCATCAGGCATGATGTCTACTGCAGCAATTGCAAATGGTGGCGCTATTGCAGCAGGAAGTACAGTGGCTGTTCTGCAGTCAGTTGGAGCTGCAGGGTTAGGAGCTGCAGGTGCTGCTGCAGTTGGTAGTGCTGGTGCAGCAGTAGgggctgctgctgttgctgcaaTCAACCAAGATGAGGATGAGGATGAATGA
- the LOC117299321 gene encoding uncharacterized protein LOC117299321: protein MAKLDAKTKLIFILFFMNITYCNNASEPPDCGRRQVSFEDDVSYEDKVTHPGTETRSLDGFLAMGFCGLLAVVAAPVILPAVGFTSGGIAAPSIASGMMSTAAIAKWWRYCSRKYSGCSAVSWSCRVRSCRYCCSWWCWCLSRGCCFRSILEDEWYCILAE from the exons ATGGCTAAACTTGATGCAAAAACCAagctcatttttattttattcttcaTGAATATTACTTACTGTAATAACGCCAGTGAGCCACCTGATTGTGGAAGGAGACAG GTCAgttttgaggatgatgtcagtTATGAGGATAAGGTCACCCATCCTGGAACTGAAACAA GATCTTTGGACGGTTTCCTAGCAATGGGTTTTTGCGGATTACTTGCTGTAGTCGCAGCTCCAGTAATACTCCCTGCTGTAGGATTTACATCAGGTGGAATAGCAGCACCATCCATTGCATCAGGCATGATGTCTACTGCAGCAATTGCAAAATGGTGGCGCTATTGCAGCAGGAAGTACAGTGGCTGTTCTGCAGTCAGTTGGAGCTGCAGGGTTAGGAGCTGCAGGTACTGCTGCAGCTGGTGGTGCTGGTGCCTTAGTAGGGGCTGCTGTTTCAGAAGCATTCTAGAGGATGAATGGTACTGTATCTTGGCTGAATAG